AGGGGAGGTAATTTTCGGATATTTTTTCACGCCAAGAACACTCAAGGCACAGAGTAGATAAAAAATGCCCATACCGTTAATAAAAGAAGTGATGCCAGCGTCATACTGAGGATTAGTCACCCACTCGGTCCAGGTGAGCCCCAAGAATTTATGAATAATCCATTCCATCCGGCCCTGGTCCCATAACAATTCCCGATAAGGAGCCTCATAAAACCAATGTTGCCAGGCTCTTCCCAGGAAAATAAAAAAAACACCGAATTGCATTAAGCGGAAATAACGCCGGTCGTTATCAATCTTCAAAATATGGTCTTTGCTGGTGAAACAATTTAGGCCAAGGTAAGCATTTTTTCCCCTATTCATGTACGCCAAATTACATAAATCACATTGGAGAATTAATTTTATTATTCGAATGGTTACCTTGGCTCCTCTAATCTAAAAATATGGTTTCAATGAAAAAGGTCTTCTTTTTTACTTTACTTTCCCTATTGTTTGTAATTTCTTTAAATGCCCAACTTGAGCAGCAATATGAGATCAGGCAAAATGCTCCGGTGTGGGTACAAATGATGTATAACAATCCTGAGGATCCTGAAGAGGTTATTAAAGCCTACACAGCTTATTACAATCAACATGAGTTCATCAAAAACAAGCATACTCAGTATTATAAAAGATGGCTTAGGTCTATATCAAGATCCGACATCCTCCTCCCCTATGGAAAAGATCAACCGAGAAAAAACAAAGAAAATATTGATGATTATCTGAGCAGGTCTTTAGCGTTGCAACAATTAAAATCCCCTACTTCCGAATGGGAATGTATTGGTCCCTTCGACTTTGACATAGAAGCGGCCGGGAGAAGTTATGCGCCGGGAGCCGCCCATGTTTACACCGTTGAAAGAGCATTTTCCAATCATGATGTTCTTTATGCAGGAACAGCTACGGCAGGTATGTGGAAAAGCACAGACGGCGGAGAAAACTGGACCTTACTGACGCAGAATATCTTGATTGGAGGCATTAAGTCCATAGAAATCGATCCAACCAATCCCAACGTCGTATATTTCGGAGCTTCAGGAAGTCTTTGTAAAACCACCAACGGAGGCAATTCATGGGTGATTATGGGAACATCCACACTGGGCAGCAATCATGACATCAACGACATTGTTACTCACCCGGAAAACCATGAAGTCCTTTTTCTTTCCTCCAACCAGGGGCTATTTAAAACCACTAATGCTGGTGAACAGTGGGAAACCATCATGACAGGCAGTTTCCAGGAAATCGAATTTCACCCGGCTAATCCCAACATTATCTATACCATTAAACAGGTTGACAATAAAACTGAATTCTATAAATCCGTGGATGGGGGCATCACCTTCGCCACAATAGCCAACAATGGATGGCCATTCCCCCCGGAAGGCGCTGAACAAAAGAGAGTTGAAATTGCGGTTACCCCTGCCGATTCGAATAGGATTTATGCCCTTGCAACAGGTTCTGTTAATGGAGGGAGCGGACTCTATGGCATTTATGTCAGTGAAGACGCCGGAGACAATTGGAGCTTCCGTTGCTGTGGTGAACAGCCCGGAGGAGAACCCGCCGAAGACAACATCAATATGATGGGATGGGACAAAAACGGCCTGGATGACGGCGGGCAATATTATTATGACCTTGCTCTGGCCGTTGATCCGGAAAATGCCGACAAGGTCCATGTGGCAGGAGTCAATCAATGGATCTCCAACGACGGCGGATATACTTTTACCTGCCCTGCCAAATGGTCTGAACCTGCTGAACCGGGATATGTTCATGCCGATATTCACGATATCCGGTATTACGAAGATGAAATCTGGGCCGCCTGTGACGGAGGAATATTTATTTCTACTGACGATGGTAGCCATTTCACCAAGAAAATGGCAGGCATTGCGGGAAGTGATTTTTGGGGATTTGGTGCCGGTTTTCATGGAAATATCATGCTTGGAGGTGCCTACCACAATGGCACCCTGCTCAAAGATGAGGATACTTATATCAATGGCTGGATCTGTACCGGTGGCGGAGACGGGGTAAGGGGGTTTGTCAACTTCGGAAACAATCGCCTGGCTTACGATGATCGGGAGGGACGTATTTTAACCGGAAACAGGGAAGCTGATTTCGGATATTTTGAGTTTGATCTGCTGCCAAACAGCTCATATATCGTAGGAGAATCGAGTGATATGACGTTTGACCCACGATTCTACAATACCATTTACACAGGACATGAAACCGAATTGGTCAAAACGACCAATAACGGGAAAACATTTGAAACCATACACGACTTTGGGGCCAAGGTCACTTCAATAGAAATTCCCTGGGGCGATCCTCAAACGATTTATGTTGTAACTTATGCCGGATGGTGGGATGCCAAAAAAATATGGAGAAGCAATGATGGCGGAAACTCCTGGACAGAAATAACCCCGCCTTCTTCCTTGCTCAACGGCAATGAATGGGTGCCCTGGGATATTTCTGTAAGCAGTAATAATCCCGACATCATCTGGGCGGCACGTACTTCACAATATGGAGATACCAACTTAGATGGCCACCGGGTTTACCAATCGACAAACGGTGGGACCACCTGGCTCAATATTACCACGCCTGTCCTCGACGGAGAAGCCATTACCAATATTGTCCATCAAAAAGGAACTGATGGTGGCGTTTATCTTGGAACAAGGAGGGCTGTTTATTACAAAAACAACACGCTTTCAGATTGGGAGTTGTTCAATGCCAATCTGCCCCTGAACACATTCTCAACAAAACTGGTTCCCTACTACTGGGGCAACCAGCTACGGAATGCAACGAACAGGAGTGTTTATGAGGTCGAACTGTACGAGCATTCGAATCCGATGGCGCAAATTTCGGTGGACAAGACCAGGTTGAATTGTTTTGACAACACTGTACAATTTGTAGATCATTCGGTACTTGACGGAAATAGTGCCACCTGGTCATGGTCTTTCCCCGGCGGAATTCCCGAAACTTCAACAGAACAAAACCCTGTGGTGACTTACGATATCCCGGGTAGTTATGCGGTCTCTTTGGTGGTTACCGACGAATTTGGAACCAGCAGCCAGGCCTATACCGATTTTATCCACTTTGAAGACCACGTTGAAGCTCCTGATTTTTCAGAAGATTTTGAAGCCGGCCTCGATGAATACTGGATTTTATACAATGCCAATAACTCTTTTAACTGGAATGTTATCGACATCAACACCGGTGTTGATTGTGCCCCCACCCAATGTATGTACGTCGATCATTTTAATATCAATCAACCCAATCATGAAGCGGAACTCATTACGCCGAATATTGACCTGACCAATATGAAGGTAGCCATCCTTCATTATGATTATGCCTATGCAAGATGGGGGTCAGGGTATGAAGACGGGTTCAGAGTGGATATTTCAACAGACTGCGGACAATCCTGGTCGGAGCTTTATTATGCCTTTGGCACAGACCTGACTACAATAGAGGATCAATCGGACTGGTGGCAACCCGGGGATTGTTCCGAATGGTCCGTTGATAACATGCTCGACCTGAGTGATTTTACAGGATCAATAGTAAATATCCGGTTTGTGGCCATCAATGGGTGGGGCAATAATTTCTTTTTGGATAATGTAAATATCACTGACCTGATGGTAGGTACTGAAGAGGTTAATATCTCCTCAAGAATGGAAGTTTTTCCAAATCCTTCAAAAGGAAATTTTTATGTCCGGCACAATATGGAAAATGCTGAACTGAGCCTGATCGGGATGGACGGGAAATTGATACTCAATCAAAAAACGGGTAAAGAAAAAATACCATTTGACCTAGAACTTCCTCAGGGCGTTTATCAGTTACAATTGAAAAACGGACAGGAAATACTGACCAAAAGATTGGTCGTTTCGGGTAATTAAAAGGCAGAACATGAGTCATCTTACCTTAGGGGCAGGAAATTAAATTTGGTAAATTTGAAATGAAAAAATAAGGAAGCGGCATAAGACTATAATGAGTCATTTGTCATTAAGACAGTTCGGGATAGCCAGTCCCGCTTCCTTTTCTCTGTTTCACCTCGGACAGTTTGTTAGGCAAAAAGCCTGAGTAAGATAGATGAGGCATAACAGAAGTTATTTTATCAACACAAATTTACCGATTTAGTATGAAACAATCTGATCGTTTTGTAGGAATTGACATATCAAAAGATAGTTTTGATGTCTGCGTTTTATCACAAGGGGCTCTATTAGAAGAAAGCCGTTTTAATAATGATGCTCAAGGTTGGCAAAAGTTTGCTAAAAACCTTAGTGATCAGGACTTATGCATAATAGAAGCAACGGGATCTTATCATGTAGGGTTGGCATTATATTTAGTTGAGCATGATAAACGTGTTAGTGTAGTCAACCCTTTGCGTGTAAAGTATTTTTCTCGATTGAATCTCAAGAGGGCAAAAACAGATAGGGTAGATGCTTATGTTATTGCCCAGTATGGCCAAGTATTTAAGCCTGAAAGTTGGACAGCTCCACCGACACATTTAAGACAACTTCAACAGTTAATGACAGTTTCTGCACAATTAACAAAACAAAAGACGGCATTAATCAATCAACAAAAAAACTTTGAACTTGTACCAGACCCCAGTAAAGAAGCCCTTGAAATAATAAAGTGCCAAATAGTAAAATTAGAGAAACATTTACAAGAAATACAATGCCTTATCAATAATAGCATTAAAGAACATTACAAAGAATTAGAGGCTTCTTTACGATCAATTCCCGGTTTAGGTCCCAAAACGGTAGCCACCTTAATCCTAATAACTGGAGGCTTTACCAAGTTTGGATCATATAAAGCTTTGATAGCCTATGTGGGGTTAGCTCCTCGGACATACGAGTCAGGAGTAAGTGTTAAGGGAGCTTCACACATCTGCAAGTTAGGGTCATCCTATCTTCGAAAGTTACTTTATGAATGTGCTTTAAGTGCCAAAAGGTTTAACCCTGTATGTAAGGAACTATTTGAAAGACTCTATATTGCAAAGAAAAAACCATTTAAAGTAGCCATGATTGCGGTGGCCAATAAGTTGCTGAAAATCGCTTTCACTATAGCTATAACTGGACAAAAATTTGATCCGGAATACAGACTAAAACATTATTTTGCCAAATAAAATTTTCTGATTTTCCGAAAAAAATTTGGAGATGAACACAGTTCATCCCGAATTTTCAAAAACTGTCTGAAATAGAAATTTTTTGATTATTTGAAGTATTTTTTAAATGTAAAACCTGCCTGCTGACGCAGGAAGGCAGGTGTAAAACAAGGAATTTAAAACCTGCCTGCAGACGCAGGAAGGCAGGTATAAAAGTGAGTGGGCAAAAGGTTTGGGTTTTGGAAAAAAGTCATTTTTTGTCGCAAAACACCTAACCCACGACCCAAACACTTCTAAATTTTGCGGTTTATTTCTTTTGTAAAAGAAAAATCCCGAATTTAATCTGATTAGATGAAATTCGGGATGACTCATGATTTCTTGTTACTGAAAACATTATTCTTCGTGATGCATGAGCAGGGCTTTCAGGAACCCTTCAATTTCTCCGTCGAGCACTTTGTCCGGATTGGTCAGCTTATAGCCCGTCCGAAGGTCTTTAACCCAGCGGTCATCCAGAACATAGGATCGAATCTGTGATCCCCATTCGTTTTTCATTTTCCCGGATTCGACGACATCCCGCTCTTCGCGTTGTTTTTCCAGCTCTTTTTCGTATAACCTGGATTTCAACATGGTCAGGGCATGTTCCCTGTTCATATGCTGGGAACGTTCCTTTTGGCATTCCACTACAATCCCTGAGGGAATATGTCGAACCCTCACGGCTGATTCTGTTTTATTGACATGCTGTCCACCTGCTCCACTCGACCGGAATGTATCCCAGCTGAGGTCTGCGGGATTGATCTCCACCTCAATAGTAGAATCAATTCTCGGATGCACGAAAACAGAAGCAAAGGAGGTCATTCTTTTGCCCTGTGAGTTAAACGGACTTATCCTTACCAGCCGGTGAACACCATTCTCTCCTTTAAGCAGGCCATAAGCAAAATCACCTTCAATTTCGATCTCACCGGATTTAATACCGGCCACATCCCCATCCTGGATATTTAAAGTGGACACTTTAAATCCCTGCCTTTCCCCATAACGAATGTACATACGCAGCAGCATGGCAGCCCAATCGCAGGCTTCAGTTCCTCCTGCGCCGGCATTTACCTCCAGAATCACTCCTAATTCGTCCTCGGGACGATTCAGGGTAGACCGGAATTCAGCATCATCCAAAGTTTCGACTGCTTTTTCGTATTGAGCCTCAACTTCTTCTTCGGTAGCTTCGCCTTCTTTGTAATAATCGTATAAGATCTCGGCATCATCAATATAGGCTTCAACAGCCTCGTATTTGGCGACCCAATTCTTATGCCCCTTTAATTCTTTAAGAATACGCTCCGCTTCCTTTGAATCGTTCCAAAAGTCCGGGTTGAGCGACAGTTGCTCTTTTTCTTCTATTTGAATTTTGCGTTCAGGGATGTCAAAGATACCTCCCCAGCAAAGCCAAACGGCGTTTTAATTCCTTCAATTGATCTGAAGTCATGATTGATTAATTTACTTTTTCTAATTCAATATAAAATACCAAATCCGATTTCTCCGGGATTACCGGTGGGTTCCCTGAAGCCCCGTAAGCTAAATTATAGGGAATAAATATCAGCGCTTTTGAACCTTCAGGGATTAGCAAAAATGCTTCTTCCCATCCGGGAATCACACCACCTTGCCCCAGTTGAAATGAAATGGCTTCTCCCCTTTGAAAAGAGTTATCGAAAATAGTTCCGTCCATCAGCATCCCAACATATTGTGCTTTAACAAAAACGCCCGGAGGCGGTAAGTCTTTATCTGTTTTTTCATGAAAATACAACTTCAACCCACTTTCAGTCACGATCAGGTCTTTGTCAAGTGCTCCTGATTTAAGCCGGTTGAGGTCGTCCTCTGCCAATGCCTTAACTTCCCCGAAACGAGCCTTGGTTTCGGCCACCTTTGCCAAACCTGCGACCCTCTGTTCCTCCTTAGCGGCCTGGAATTGCTCCTGAGTTTTGATTTCAAGCATTACCATATCATACAACATAAAATCTGCATCCTTGAATCCCACTGGCTTTTGTTCCGGCAAAAGGGTATCCAAAGGAATGTAAATGGTTACACTATCTCCAACACTCATAATCCTTAAAAGTTCCTGTACAGGAGAAATCTGTTGATTTGCCGGAGTCTCACTCGTAATTTGCAGAAAAGGCCTGGTGCCACGCCCGCTCTGGCGGCTGGAATTCATCACTTTGTCGCCGTTACGTGTTTGAGCATGGAAATAAACGTAATCGCCCGGATTGGCTTTTGCCCCTTCATTTTGGGTATGCATCACATATTTATACCCGGCAGGAGTGACGGTGGCTTCCTCCCCTTCGTTCCCACAAGCCCAAATCATCAAGAAAAGGCTCAGAAAAAATAATAATCTGAATTTCATTTTACTTAATATATTTAAAAAAATAATCAATTCCTTTAAGGAAACAGGGGCGTTACTTGTCGTTGGCCAGGGATTCCATTTCAGCTAATGCTTCTTTAAAACGCTTTACCGTTGTGGGAAGCGTATTGTAGGCAAACCCCCCAGCGGCATTTTTGTGTCCTCCTCCTTTAAAATACTTGGTAGCAATTTGTTGTACACTGATATCTCCTTTGGAGCGAAGGGAGATTTTGACGATTTTAGGTTGTTCGGTAATAAAAGCGGCAATATTGATGTTTTTCATGGTAAGCAAAAAGTTGACCACCCCTTCCGTGTCACCACGTTGAATATCAAATTCGACATAATCTTCTTTGGTCAAAGTGATCAAAGCAGCGTTATGCTCCGGCAATACCTCCATACGATGATACAGACAGAAACCCAACAATCTCAGCTCCTTTTCTTTCCTTGTATTAAAAATAAGATCCTGCAACAAATAATCATCCACCCCTAACTCAAGTAATTCCGCTACGATCCTGAATAATTTTGGGGAGGTGCTGTATTTAAAGGAGCCTGTGTCGGTAAGAATCCCCGTAAAAATGCTCTCTCCTATTGTTTTATTCAGCCCGGCCTTGTCTCCCAGCATCTCGATAAAATCAAAAATGAGTTCAGAGGTGGAACTGGCCGTTTCATCTGAAAGGGTAAAATCTGAAAAAGGTTCCGGATACAAATGGTGATCGATCATCGCAATTTTACAATGTTTATTGGCGGCGATCATTTCCCCAAGCCTGTCGATACGATCCAGGGAATTAAAATCGAGGCAGAAAACCAACTCAGCTTTTTTGACCACCTCTTCCGATCTATCAGGATCTGAATCAAAAATGATGATATCATCAATATTTGGCATCCACGAAAAAGCATCCGGATATTCGGAGGGAACCAAAATTTTGATCACATGGCCATACTGCTTCAAGTAATGAAAGAGTGCGAGGGAAGAACCGATAGCATCCCCATCCGGATTGCGGTGGGATACGATTACAATATCCCTGGGCATGTTGAGCAATTCTTTTAATTGTTTGAGATTTTCCATCTGCGTATTTAATGAAGGTGCGAAGTTCTCAAAAATAATGAAGAAAGCAAAATTGACTTTATTGAAAATTTTTGACCCCGGCAGATCTCATCCTCCTAAAAAGAGGTAAATGCCTGCCCAGTATCTTGTTATAGATACAAACTATCCTCAATTAGGGCAAAAAAAAGAATTAATTTAGAATTAATAACTTTAAAGTATTAAAATTTTCTTCTGCTTGATTACCTTTGCACCGCTTTTTAAAACCAGAAAAAAATATATACAAAATGGCTGGAAACAGAACATTTACAATGATCAAACCCGATGCTGTAAAAGCCGGGCATATCGGTGCGATTCTCGCAAAAATCAATGAAGGCGGTTTCAGAATTGTCGCCATGAAACTGACCCATCTTTCTACCCAGAAAGCCGGTGAGTTTTATGCGGTCCACAAAGCCCGTCCTTTTTACGGAGAACTGGTGGAGTTCATGTCTTCAGGACCTATTGTTGCTGCAATCCTGGAAAAAGACAATGCAGTGGAGGATTTCAGAACCTTAATCGGGGCCACAAATCCTGCTGAAGCAGCGCCAGGCACCATCCGTGCCCTTTTTGCGAAGAGCATCGGTGAAAATGCTGTCCACGGTTCTGACTCTGATGAAAATGCTGTCATTGAAGGCAGTTTTCACTTTGCAGGAACGGAGATGTTTTAAAACGAAAGGTTTATTAAGAACCAAAAGGTTCATAGCTCGGAATGGGCTGTGAACCTTTTTTTATTGGTTAAAAAAAAAAAAGGCAAAAACTTTTTGAAAAGTATTGCCCCTTACTTGTCTGAAAAAAATTCAGCGCGTAATAAAAATATCATCTGGTTCCAAGGTTTAGTCTTTAGTGCTTTCGCACAGTTTTCATTTGTTCTCTGGGCATTATTATCAGTGAAAAAATATTTTCAGCGATAATAAATTCTTTTTGAATCCTTGATTCTTCCAAATTTAGTCAGAATAAAAACTATAAACAACCAGAATGAGTGAAGCCCTGCCGGATAAAGTGTGAATTGTTACCCTGAATGAGTGAACAAATGGCATCTTTTACTAATTTTACCTTCCATTAAGTAATTTCAATATGCCACTAAAACAACCTATTCATTTTTTTAAATGGTATGTTTTGGCTTTTAGCCTGTTTTGTGGGATTTATTCCAATCATATTCAGGCTCAGGATCCCGTCTATTGGCAGCTTACGGATGAGGAAGGGTTGCCTAGTATGACTGTTTATCAAATGCTGCAGGACACCTTTGGCTTTATCTGGATGGGAACTTCCAACGGCCTTGTGAGATATGATGGAGTAGAATTTAAACCCTACAGGCATGCCGCCCAAAAAGACAACGAAATTGTAACGGTAACTAAGGATAATTTTGGAAGAATATGGTACAGTGATTTATCCCACCAACTTTTTTATATTGAAAATGACTCTACTCATTATTTTTGGGGTAACGAATTGAGGGCAAATAATGTGTTTGAATCCTATATTATTTCAAAGGATAAATTAATACTCAATTTAAGGAATAAAAACAAACCAGGCACTACTACTCTTGGTTTGATATCTTTGGAGGGTAATTTGCCTAAAAATGATATCAAAGGTATTATCCTCTTACCGGAAAATCAAGGAGAGCGTTTTACCTACTTAAAGGAAAATGGAATAGATTTTGTCTATATCTACGATTCAGCCTTTGAAAATAATAATAGTTTTCGCATTGATGAAAATGGTATCAGTGAAGTTAACTTTTCAGATTTCATTCAAACACAAAATAAATCCCTGGG
This sequence is a window from Lewinellaceae bacterium. Protein-coding genes within it:
- a CDS encoding T9SS type A sorting domain-containing protein — encoded protein: MKKVFFFTLLSLLFVISLNAQLEQQYEIRQNAPVWVQMMYNNPEDPEEVIKAYTAYYNQHEFIKNKHTQYYKRWLRSISRSDILLPYGKDQPRKNKENIDDYLSRSLALQQLKSPTSEWECIGPFDFDIEAAGRSYAPGAAHVYTVERAFSNHDVLYAGTATAGMWKSTDGGENWTLLTQNILIGGIKSIEIDPTNPNVVYFGASGSLCKTTNGGNSWVIMGTSTLGSNHDINDIVTHPENHEVLFLSSNQGLFKTTNAGEQWETIMTGSFQEIEFHPANPNIIYTIKQVDNKTEFYKSVDGGITFATIANNGWPFPPEGAEQKRVEIAVTPADSNRIYALATGSVNGGSGLYGIYVSEDAGDNWSFRCCGEQPGGEPAEDNINMMGWDKNGLDDGGQYYYDLALAVDPENADKVHVAGVNQWISNDGGYTFTCPAKWSEPAEPGYVHADIHDIRYYEDEIWAACDGGIFISTDDGSHFTKKMAGIAGSDFWGFGAGFHGNIMLGGAYHNGTLLKDEDTYINGWICTGGGDGVRGFVNFGNNRLAYDDREGRILTGNREADFGYFEFDLLPNSSYIVGESSDMTFDPRFYNTIYTGHETELVKTTNNGKTFETIHDFGAKVTSIEIPWGDPQTIYVVTYAGWWDAKKIWRSNDGGNSWTEITPPSSLLNGNEWVPWDISVSSNNPDIIWAARTSQYGDTNLDGHRVYQSTNGGTTWLNITTPVLDGEAITNIVHQKGTDGGVYLGTRRAVYYKNNTLSDWELFNANLPLNTFSTKLVPYYWGNQLRNATNRSVYEVELYEHSNPMAQISVDKTRLNCFDNTVQFVDHSVLDGNSATWSWSFPGGIPETSTEQNPVVTYDIPGSYAVSLVVTDEFGTSSQAYTDFIHFEDHVEAPDFSEDFEAGLDEYWILYNANNSFNWNVIDINTGVDCAPTQCMYVDHFNINQPNHEAELITPNIDLTNMKVAILHYDYAYARWGSGYEDGFRVDISTDCGQSWSELYYAFGTDLTTIEDQSDWWQPGDCSEWSVDNMLDLSDFTGSIVNIRFVAINGWGNNFFLDNVNITDLMVGTEEVNISSRMEVFPNPSKGNFYVRHNMENAELSLIGMDGKLILNQKTGKEKIPFDLELPQGVYQLQLKNGQEILTKRLVVSGN
- a CDS encoding IS110 family transposase translates to MKQSDRFVGIDISKDSFDVCVLSQGALLEESRFNNDAQGWQKFAKNLSDQDLCIIEATGSYHVGLALYLVEHDKRVSVVNPLRVKYFSRLNLKRAKTDRVDAYVIAQYGQVFKPESWTAPPTHLRQLQQLMTVSAQLTKQKTALINQQKNFELVPDPSKEALEIIKCQIVKLEKHLQEIQCLINNSIKEHYKELEASLRSIPGLGPKTVATLILITGGFTKFGSYKALIAYVGLAPRTYESGVSVKGASHICKLGSSYLRKLLYECALSAKRFNPVCKELFERLYIAKKKPFKVAMIAVANKLLKIAFTIAITGQKFDPEYRLKHYFAK
- the prfB gene encoding peptide chain release factor 2 (programmed frameshift), which translates into the protein MTSDQLKELKRRLALLGRYLDIPERKIQIEEKEQLSLNPDFWNDSKEAERILKELKGHKNWVAKYEAVEAYIDDAEILYDYYKEGEATEEEVEAQYEKAVETLDDAEFRSTLNRPEDELGVILEVNAGAGGTEACDWAAMLLRMYIRYGERQGFKVSTLNIQDGDVAGIKSGEIEIEGDFAYGLLKGENGVHRLVRISPFNSQGKRMTSFASVFVHPRIDSTIEVEINPADLSWDTFRSSGAGGQHVNKTESAVRVRHIPSGIVVECQKERSQHMNREHALTMLKSRLYEKELEKQREERDVVESGKMKNEWGSQIRSYVLDDRWVKDLRTGYKLTNPDKVLDGEIEGFLKALLMHHEE
- a CDS encoding FKBP-type peptidyl-prolyl cis-trans isomerase, whose product is MKFRLLFFLSLFLMIWACGNEGEEATVTPAGYKYVMHTQNEGAKANPGDYVYFHAQTRNGDKVMNSSRQSGRGTRPFLQITSETPANQQISPVQELLRIMSVGDSVTIYIPLDTLLPEQKPVGFKDADFMLYDMVMLEIKTQEQFQAAKEEQRVAGLAKVAETKARFGEVKALAEDDLNRLKSGALDKDLIVTESGLKLYFHEKTDKDLPPPGVFVKAQYVGMLMDGTIFDNSFQRGEAISFQLGQGGVIPGWEEAFLLIPEGSKALIFIPYNLAYGASGNPPVIPEKSDLVFYIELEKVN
- a CDS encoding bifunctional oligoribonuclease/PAP phosphatase NrnA, coding for MENLKQLKELLNMPRDIVIVSHRNPDGDAIGSSLALFHYLKQYGHVIKILVPSEYPDAFSWMPNIDDIIIFDSDPDRSEEVVKKAELVFCLDFNSLDRIDRLGEMIAANKHCKIAMIDHHLYPEPFSDFTLSDETASSTSELIFDFIEMLGDKAGLNKTIGESIFTGILTDTGSFKYSTSPKLFRIVAELLELGVDDYLLQDLIFNTRKEKELRLLGFCLYHRMEVLPEHNAALITLTKEDYVEFDIQRGDTEGVVNFLLTMKNINIAAFITEQPKIVKISLRSKGDISVQQIATKYFKGGGHKNAAGGFAYNTLPTTVKRFKEALAEMESLANDK
- a CDS encoding nucleoside-diphosphate kinase is translated as MAGNRTFTMIKPDAVKAGHIGAILAKINEGGFRIVAMKLTHLSTQKAGEFYAVHKARPFYGELVEFMSSGPIVAAILEKDNAVEDFRTLIGATNPAEAAPGTIRALFAKSIGENAVHGSDSDENAVIEGSFHFAGTEMF